A region from the Cannabis sativa cultivar Pink pepper isolate KNU-18-1 chromosome 9, ASM2916894v1, whole genome shotgun sequence genome encodes:
- the LOC133030990 gene encoding WPP domain-containing protein 1-like: protein MADEETSAITPPSSNTISDQDSTMEAPANESLESTTTKKPSSQATFSIWPPSQRTRDAVVHRLIETLSTPSVLSNRYGTTPPEESSYTARIIKRRPFHPPLAPLLPPRMMAFRFSRFTPRRSVSECLMSSKLGLPPPPPLLMVLHSRAGVPLIRMLRITRHLLDLSISSDSELLFYNPMLLGSSSYKF, encoded by the coding sequence ATGGCAGACGAAGAGACCTCCGCCATAACCCCTCCGTCTTCAAACACAATCTCAGATCAAGACTCAACAATGGAGGCTCCGGCGAATGAGTCCCTAGAATCGACCACCACAAAGAAGCCGAGCAGCCAAGCCACATTCAGTATATGGCCACCGAGCCAGCGCACTCGAGACGCCGTGGTGCACCGTCTCATTGAGACCCTTTCCACCCCTTCCGTTCTCTCTAATCGCTACGGTACCACTCCTCCCGAAGAATCCTCCTACACCGCCCGCATCATTAAGAGGAGGCCTTTTCATCCGCCGCTAGCTCCGCTTCTGCCTCCGAGGATGATGGCATTCAGATTCTCCAGGTTTACTCCAAGGAGGTCAGTAAGCGAATGCTTGATGTCGTCAAAGCTAGGGCTGCCGCCTCCTCCTCCTCTGCTGATGGTGCTTCACAGCCGAGCGGGGGTTCCGTTGATTCGAATGTTGAGAATAACGAGGCATCTTCTTGATCTGTCTATCTCTAGTGATTCTGAGCTTTTATTTTACAATCCAATGCTATTAGGTTCTTCTTCTTATAAGTTctag
- the LOC115722238 gene encoding tobamovirus multiplication protein 3 — MRPSSVGDMTSSSSSSSSSSSSSPLAVVVAYKLTEASNWWNDVNESPLWQDRIFHLLTALYAAVATVALIQLVRIQLRVPEYGWTTQKVFHFLNFVVNGVRAFVFGFRRDVQKLQPEIAQHILLDMPSLVFFTTYALLVLFWAEIYYQARAVSTDGLRPSFLSINAVIYVIQIALWLVSWWKPIRLVVILSKIFFAGVSLFAALGFLLYGGRLFLMLQRFPVESKGRRKKLQEVGYVTTICFSCFLIRCIMVCFNVFDKAADLDVLDHPILNLIYYVLVEILPSSLVLFILRKLPPKRGITQYHPIR, encoded by the exons ATGAGACCGAGTAGCGTCGGAGATATGACGTCATCTTcgtcgtcttcttcttcttcgtcgtCGTCTTCTCCGTTGGCGGTCGTGGTGGCTTATAAGTTGACGGAGGCTTCCAATTGGTGGAACGATGTAAATGAATCTCCACTCTGGCAGGACCGCATCTTTCATCTCCTCACCGCTCTTTACGCCGCCGTAGCCACCGTTGCTCTG attcAATTGGTTCGTATACAATTGAGAGTGCCGGAATATGGTTGGACGACGCAGAAGGTGTTCCACTTTCTCAATTTTGTGGTGAATGGGG TTCGAGCTTTTGTATTTGGCTTCCGCCGCGATGTGCAGAAGTTGCAACCGGAG ATTGCCCAACATATCTTGCTTGATATGCCAAGTCTTGTTTTCTTTACAACTTATGCGCTTCTAGTTCTCTTCTGGGCAGAAATTTACTATCAA GCACGCGCTGTATCAACTGATGGATTGAGGCCAAGCTTCCTATCTATCAATGCGGTTATTTACGTAATTCAG ATTGCACTGTGGTTAGTATCATGGTGGAAGCCAATTCGACTTGTCGTCATCCTATCAAAGATATTCTTtgcag GTGTTTCGCTGTTCGCAGCTCTAGGGTTTCTTCTATACGGTGGAAG ACTTTTCTTGATGTTGCAACGATTTCCTGTAGAATCAAAGGGGCGACGAAAGAAGCTGCAGGAG GTTGGCTACGTGACAACCATATGCTTTTCATGTTTCCTTATCAGATGCATAATG GTTTGCTTTAACGTCTTTGATAAAGCTGCTGATCTTGATGTTTTGGATCATCcaattctaaatttgatatattaCGTG TTAGTGGAGATATTGCCCTCCTCTTTAGTTCTGTTCATTTTGAGGAAGTTACCACCAAAACGCGGGATCACACAATATCATCCAATTCGCTAG